The nucleotide sequence ggcagtcccaccttctctagacaacatatggcgcccatccttcatatcccctactggtcctcttaccgttggggattcagtggtgaagaatgatatgaccgctgcggtggtggcccggaaccttgtcactcccagagataacagactgctttccaaacggtctgatgagttggctgttaaggattctctggctctcagtgtgcaggttctgtgtctaatatggcccaacgcctatttgctcgaacccgtcaagttgaatcattggcggctgaagtgatgagtctcaaacaggagattagagggcttaagcaggagaataaacagttgcataagctcgcacatagctatgcgacaaacatgaagaggaagattaaccagatgcaggaatatgatgatcagattttacttgatcatcaaaggtttgtgggtttgttccagtagcatttgccttcgtcttcttgggctgtaccgcgtaatgaagctccaaatgattaacctccggctcctcttcttcctggagctctgccgagtggtgaggcgccacctgatcgtccttgaagatcccctcttgtaaatttgatttgattttttttattttttttattattttttttaaggtatgtataatgcaaatttatgtaaaatttccagaaaaataaataaaatggactttatttctcccgatgctttttttttctactgtaaacatacatatattatgcacacacacatatatatatatatatatattttttttttcattcatttttttattattattatttatttatttattttattattattattattattatttatatatatattttttttctttttccctttcgATGCCGGGCGCACCAccattcatcttttttttttttttctttgctttcggtGCCTGGTGCACcatgtcttctttttttaattttttatatgtacatatacatacatatatatatatatagggtgcATGATAGGATGGAGAGAAGGCAGAGAGAAGCCTGGTGGATGAAGATGGCGACTTTGTGGCTGCGGAGGATTGCGTGGGCGACCATGGAAGAGCGAGGCCCTGTCGGTGCAGCTCCGTAAAGAATGCTCCGCCCCAACACTCGATGCCACGCTCGCCGTGCACATGATGTTCCCTCTCACGCCGCCATCCCACGGACGTTGACCGCCATGAGCTTGTCGTAGTTGGAGAGGGAGGTGGACGGAAGAGAATGGGAGAGGACAAAGATGAGAGGAGAGACGGCGGAGCACGCCGTCAGAACGGATTTGAACTTTTGGTGGCGAAAAGTCAAAGCCGCCGTGGTCAACAACCTCTTTGTTCTTCTTCACTTTCTTTCCCTTCCAATCAGCGGAGTTCTGATCTTCTCCGGCACCGAGACTTGCTGCAAGGCGGAGGTGGCGCAACCCAGGCCTCTGAAGCTGGAGAGGAGGAGTGGAGGATTGGAGGATACGGGCTGGCGTTGAGGAAGGTGGCGGGCAGAAGGAGAAGGTGAGCACAACCCAATCCAAGTAGAAAGCATGTTCAGATTTCCTAAGAGGCAATCCCTCTCTCAAAGCAGCCTCATCAATCTGAATAACACTGATACAGGCTTTCTCAAGGTCATCCACTTCATCCTTGATGGCCAAAGCAATCTGGTAGGTGGTCTCGAATCTGGGCTGGTCAATTCTGACGAAAGACCAGTTCAGGATGGTGATGGGGCCGGTAAGCATACCCTTCATTGGGCGGGCAGTCATGCTCTGAGCAGCAGATGACCAGAACACAGTCATAGGCTTGGGGCGGCTCACATCACCATAGATGATTTGTGGCTTCACACATCGAGATCCATATGATTGCACCCACCCATTGGCAGTAAAGGCAAAGCCAGACAATTGTTCTCCGAAGTACTCAACCACATCGTTCCTTTCAGGCTCTCCGTGAACAAGGACATCAATGTCCAACTCTAAAGAAATCCTCACCACACAATTAACCATCCAGAATTGTTAAACATTCCATCTGGGTTTATCACGAAACAGAAGAAAAAACCAAGATCCATCCATGCCAAACACTAATCTGCCATCTTTTCGGGATCTGTCACGACATCATCTGTGGAAgcaaatcaaaatccaaaattcCCAAATGTCATCGGGATCACTATCATCCCATTCATCAGAGAAAGGGAGAAACTTGAATGCAGGATTGGATGGTTTTGGAAAAAACGAGTGGAGAAACGAACTAGCCAAAACCTGCTTGGTCCGCTCGCAGATTGGGGGAGAGGAAAAGTTGGCGGAGTTGCTAGAGGGAGGCCCGTGAACGGTGAAAACGACTTTGTCATCGTTGTTGCGGAAGTTCGGCCTCGCGGCTCTGGCTCTGATTACTTCCATCACCGACTTCTTGTTCACCATGGCTGTCTCAATCAGTGTGGTTCAAACCGGAGAGGAGGAAGTCGACCCAGGTGGCAATGTCGGAGGGGTTGTAGAGGACGGCGTCGGAGGCCTGTTCGGTGGTAGCGGTTGTGGTTGTTGGCAGTGGCGTTCTTAGTCCCCAATTTCAAGAATGTGAATGGGAAGTTGTGCAGCGGCGGCTTTACTGGCACTGTCGCCATTATTCCTGATCAACACGCAGAGCTCAAGCCTTCAGAGTTTCAAGCCCACCAGGCCATACATACGAAACAACTTGGTGATTTAAGGGCGTGAGCCTGAGGGCTTGGTATCTTTTCCGGTCAGAGTAAGCATGTGCTCTCCAGATTTCTTCACATCACCGCCAGTGTATGGGACGGCGTGCGATGCCATTGTCGGTTGGTGCTCTTTTAGCTGCTGCTCGGGGGGGCCACGAGAGTTGGGCTCTTGGCATTTGGGCCTGTGAAATAGAGGGAGGCCTGggccttgaagaagaagaagcagagctCCTTGCACAGCAAGCTCAAAACAATTGTGTGTTTGCGAAGGGATAGGCCTGGCATTTGGGCCTTTTGCTgacattttgattttttttttttttggtgaagctgtaataaatatatatattttttgtaaatacataaaacatatgtatttttttcttttctttaataaaacatttttttttattttgatatgactgaactcgaaattaaATATTccagctgcctacgtacccttccaaagaaagagatcaagtcaaaacgtaatTCAAAATAGCGATGAATTTAACaaggattttgatgatgattttgccgtacacagtttatgctcttgtggGCCAGGAGCttagtgccatgcagtttaggctcgtgcaggcgaggagccttgtgtcttgcagtttaggctcttgcagACAAAGAGCtttgtgtcttgcagtttaggctcttgcagACAAGAAGCTTTGTGTCTGTCAAACAATCCTAGAGAGGTTTTCCTTGCaattttcatagcaaggagtcttgaccgagtgattgaagaagtcttcaggaaagaaatcATGTATCGTGATAGGGATGAACGATCTATGtgttgaaatttcatcatcttcaaaacattcacgttgctttgaaggttgacaagagctgttttgccccctttccgattggcggacttgtggaggagacgtatgcttcttgtgcaatttcttaggagtgacttgagtccatccttcaactttgcttgtcttggaggatgcccccagcggttgaagtgaaaactttgagtcggaagagccaaaagtgatggtggtatagtttgacttcaccacatcgtcaagatctagcttgatgattcctttctgagccagtttcatgatgagatctttcagcacgaagcacttttctgtcggatgactgatgaagcggtggaatttacagcatcttggactgtcggtacgattcatctcttccggccgtctgcactcaagcaaactgatcaccttcttgtccaacaggtcatccagcatggcaaccacatcagagtcgagGAATGGATaggtcttctcctcaagctccttcaaagtgcgtctacgcatctcttgatcacgaaaagcttcagtttgaatcgccttgcctcgtgtggagattttgaTGGGAGCTGTGTAAACCGTCATTGTCTCTTTGGTGGGTTTCCACGCAGTCTTCTCCTCCTTTGGCCCAacaactttgtcgttcttgtagtcggcgatcggttttTTCTTcgcatgatgggcgatgctcaactccatgtcatgggcgcgagtggccaattcctccaaggtccgtggtttaatgccttgaaggatgtattgcaaaccccattgcatgtcttggatgcacatctcgattgaagaggtttccgagagcctgtctttacagtcgaggcttagagtgcgccatctgttggtGTAGttaatgactggctcgtccttccactggtttgtgctcgttagctctggCATGCTCACAGTACGGCAGTtgctatagaagcggttgaggaattcccgctctaattgctcccagttgttgatggactcaggctctaggtccgtgtaccactcaaaggcgtttcctttcagcgagcgcacaaactgcttggcaaggtagtccccttcggtccctgcgttgttgcaagtttcaacaaagtgggcaacatgctgtttcgggtttccctttccatcaaattgcatgaactttggtggttgataaccccttggcatcttcagggcatcaatcttttttgaatacggcttcgagtacaactcagaggtatttgagctcccttcgtactgtgccttgatggtgttggtgatcatcttttgcagctgctggatagaaagagatcccatgagtgctgctacttggtctggctccggcttcacatcgattcgCTCCACCGTAGGCTCATCTTCTGGGTTAAGGTTCTCGCCGTCCTGTGGCTCTAGTCGGCTGACAAGTgcagcaatttgcaagtctttttcttccacaatctgtgttagccttgcaatcgcttcattcatttgagccagttgttcttcaacggaggtaacgccaatagtcatgacttgtgcgaccaatagacgtgattttcctttagacatccaggatgctgatgaagaacgtcgttggctactttgggatgtcatcttgtgtgcctcagcatcatgcttcggtgcccccagcgaggtcaggttgatgacagactcacaccttggatgctccccttgctcttttag is from Malus sylvestris chromosome 5, drMalSylv7.2, whole genome shotgun sequence and encodes:
- the LOC126622504 gene encoding 5-methyltetrahydropteroyltriglutamate--homocysteine methyltransferase-like, with product MVNCVVRISLELDIDVLVHGEPERNDVVEYFGEQLSGFAFTANGWVQSYGSRCVKPQIIYGDVSRPKPMTVFWSSAAQSMTARPMKGMLTGPITILNWSFVRIDQPRFETTYQIALAIKDEVDDLEKACISVIQIDEAALREGLPLRKSEHAFYLDWVVLTFSFCPPPSSTPARILQSSTPPLQLQRPGLRHLRLAASLGAGEDQNSADWKGKKVKKNKEVVDHGGFDFSPPKVQIRSDGVLRRLSSHLCPLPFSSVHLPLQLRQAHGGQRPWDGGVRGNIMCTASVASSVGAEHSLRSCTDRASLFHDK